ACACAGCCCTGCTGATTGATGGTGTTCAGGTAGACCAGGGCTCCATCGCTGTAGCCAACGTAGCCAATATTACCAGCACTGCCAATACGATCATCGGTCCTTTTAAGGAAGTGTTCAGCGGGGGGTATTTAGATGCCTATATCGTAGATGTGAGGATCTTCAGTACAGCCGTTCCGAACGATGTTATCAAAACATGGGGCGAAAGAACAGAAGTAAACAAAGCGCATCCTTACTATGCAAATCTCATCGGGTACTGGCCATGCCTCGATGGCAGCGGTAGTAAATATCTTGATAAAACTACCAATAAGCATGATTTTAACCTGGTTGGAAATTATAAGTGGGATGAATTTGCAGATCAGAGCGGGTACTTGTATCCAGCTATTCCCAACTTCGAGCGCTATGTGCCTAATACAGTAGATCTGCCCATGGTTATTTTCAACTGGATGAATGAACCTGTCAGCCTTGACTGGTCGCTGGATGCCAAATCGTGGCCGGCAAACTTCCGTGATTTTCCACCGGTAAGCAGATGATCTTTTTTATCCAAAAAATGAACGCATGAACATATTCACTTTAAAAACTTTCCTGGGCATAGCTGCTATCACCACCATGCTGTCAGCATGTACCAAGAGTTATAATTTTAAAGATGGTTACGATCAACCTAAAGCCATTGATACCACTGGCATTGGGTCGATGGATACCAGTCTTAATAAAATTGACAGCAGCGGTTTCCCCGATGCCAGAAAATTCCCCGGCCTTGTATCTGTTGTAGAGCCCCGACTCAATGACCAGGCGGTTACGCTGGACCTGAACTTCAAGATAGTATCTCCACAGATTCGCATTTCTTCTCCTCCGGGCTACTGGCTGAGCACAGGCTATTATGCCGGCCCCGGCGAGCTGGTGAAAATAGAAATCCCGCAGGGTACAGAAGGTATGACGGTTCAGGTGGGCGCCCATACGGATAATGTTACGGGCAAAGCACCGCAACTTCGTGCAGGCCTCATCGTTACTGCTAAAACGGTACTGCCGGGCGTGAACTATATCCGTAATATCTATGGCGGCCCGATATACCTGATACCTACAGGTCCTTCCAATAAAAAAATCACCGTGAAGCTGAGTAATGTCTGCAAATCTCCTGATTTCGTGCTGGGAGAATCTGCTGATGCAGAATGGAAAGACCGCCTGCGTAAATCACAGGTGCCGGTGGTGGAGCTGAGAGGCAAACGTTTGGTCATCACCATGTACAGAAAGGTGCTGTTAGGTTTGTTGGATAATTTCAATGCGGAAGCAGTGATGAAAACCTGGGATGAGGTAATAGAGAAAGATTATAACGACTGGTATGGCCTTTCTGATAACCCCGCGGATCCTATCGATCAGGCGCCGGGAACCCCGCACCGCTTTGTACTGGATATTCAGATATCACTGGGTAGTGGCCATAGCGGCTATCCGTGTATGGCTTATCTCGACTGGCACAGCGACTTCCTGGATACCGCAGTGATCAATACCGGCGCCAGCTGGGGCCCTTGCCATGAAATCGGCCATAACCACCAGATGACCAACACCTGGAGCTGGGGCGGCGTGGAGGCACTGACAGAAACCAGTAATAACCTCTTTGTATTCCAGGTGGCCAACAGGCACGGAAAGAAACCCCCACGCATATACGATGCCGGACAGAATTTCGTGCAGCCCGCACTGGACTGGGCAAAAACAGATACTGTCAACACCACGAAAAACTTCGCCGGCATAACGGATGTATTCCAGCGGCTGGTGCCATTTGTTCAGCTGTTCCAGCGCTATGGATACGGCATGATGGGATATATCTGCCGCGAAGCACGCCATGAACAGCGTGTTACCTATATCGACCAGGTAAAGAAAGATTTTTTATATACCAGTGCCAGCAAATATGCACAAACAGATCTTTATCCATTCTTCCGCTACTGGGGAATCTTTGTTTCTCCAACAGCAAGAGCAGAAGTCAGTAACCTGCCATTGTTGAAAGAAAAGATCTGGCTGAATGATATCAGGTAATCGCACCAATTATCAACCAAAAAACAGGAACATGAAATTTATAAAATATATCCTTGGCGGTGTGCTGTTGGCCGGTATGGCTACTTCCTGCACCAAGGTGGATACGGTACCAGGAGATAATGCAGAGAAACCGAAGTTCTCTGATAAAAGTAAAGTGCTGGTAGTAATTGTAGACGGACTTGCAGGACAGCAGCTGAAAGCCGTGCGTCCGCCCGCATTAATGGCGATGATGGAGCATAGCACCTATAGCTATGAAACACAGGCCGATACCATCACGACCGATGGTGCTTCGCTGGCAGCTATTTATACAGGTGTGGCCGTTGGGAAGAATGAAATCAGGGACAGTGCTTTAACGCCGGCTTCTGTCAGTGGTGCCCGGTACGCGCCTTTTCTCTCCCTGATAAAAAAATCAGGACAACGTCAGCTGAAAACGATTTCTGTTACCGCCTGGTCGCAGGTAAATAAGACCCTGCTGGCAGATGCTACCGTAAAAGTAAATGTGGCAGACAATGACGTTGCTGTAAGAGATTCTGCTGCCGGCAGGTTAAAGTCAGACAGCCTGGATCTGATGTTTGTACAGTTTAACAGCATCAATAAAGCCGGTGCCAGCGGCGGATTCACCGCTTCTAATGCCGGTTATGCAACTGCCATTACTACCATAGACGGATATATCAATGATCTTATGACGGCCATGAAAAGCCGCCCGGATTATAGTAATGAAAACTGGCTGGTAATTGTGCAGTCTACCCATGGTGGATTGAACAAGTCGTATGGTGGCGATTCTGATGAGGAAATGAATGCTTTCTCACTCTATTATTGCCCTGATTTATTTAAATACCAGGTAGATAAGCCACAGATGATCCAGTACGGGGTGGCCTTTCATGGCGCTGATGCAAGCGCTGCCAATGCTGTGCTGAATGATAATACCGCATACGATTTCGCATCAGGTGGTCAGTGGACGCTGGAGATGAAGGTGAAATCTGTGGATGCCAACAACCGCTATTATCCGCCTTTCTTTTCAAAACGCCCTTCCTTTACCAGTGGCGCTACCGGATGGTGTTTCTTCCAGGAAGGCACGTTGTGGCAGATCAATATGGGTAATACCGGTAAAGGAAATATACAGTGTAAAGGTGCTACCATCGCTGATAAGAACTGGCACCACCTGACAGTCACCATCACCAAAAGAGCAGATGGTAAAAAGTATATGCGTACCTATACGGATGGTTTGTACAATAACCAGACAGAGTTTACCTCTTTCGCATCTATCAGCACGCCCGCACCGCTGACACTAGGCTATATTCCCGGTAACGGCGAAGTGAATATGTATATCTCTGACGTGCGTATCTGGGCTGATTCCTTGCCGGCAGATATTATCTCCAAATATTCCTGTACCAATGTTATCGATGCTTCTCATCCCTATTACAACAAGTTGATAGGCTACTGGCCTTTGAATGAGCGTAAGGGAACGGTGCTGAGGAATAAGGCCCCCAATGCCACCGGTAAGGACTTTAACATGTCTGCGGTGGCCAGGTGGGACCTGCTCAACTACACACTGCCTTGCCAGGGAAATATGGGATTACAGGCGCCTCCGGCTACTACAGATCTGTTCTACCAGATATCTTACTGGATGGATCTTAAGATTGATCCTAACTGGGAAATTGGCGGGCGTCTCTGGCTGAAATTCTTTTAACACGACATTCCTAAAAAACTGAACTATGCAGAAAATATTATCAGGATATCTGAAATGCGGGATTGGTGCCGCGATGGCGGGAATGATCGCGCTGAGTGCCTGTACCAGGGAAGTATTGAAGCCGGTGCGGTACGACACCGATACCTCCAGGCAGCTGATCGGTACTGCTACCCTTAAAGACAGGAAAGTATTGCTGATAGGCATTGATGGCGCCGTTGCCTCACTGGTGGAGAGTTTTAAGACACCGGTGATTACAGGGCTGCTGCCGCAAAGTGTTTATACTTTCTCCGGCATCAATGATACGATCAGCACGCCGGCGGCGGCATGGTCTACCATTATGACCGGAAGAACAGTGGCAGCGCACAAAATTATTGACAGTACGTTGATTCCGCGATCTGTGGAAGGCAGCCACACTGCCATCACTTACTATAATAGTTTTTTATATTATATCAAGGACGATAATAACCAGGCGAAGGTCTCCAGCATTTCACAGTGGGCGGACCTGAACTATTTCACCATGAATGTGGCAGACAAGATCTACAACGTAAATGGTGGTGGCGATAAAACGGTGGCTGATGCAACGGTTGCGGAGCTGAACAGCAATAATCCGGATGTGCTGATAGCCAATTTCAACGGGCCTGCGCTGGCCGGGCTGCAATCGGGCTTTACGGATAATGCAGCTTACAGAAAAGCGGTGACGGATGTGGATACCTATATTGGTAGTATCCTGGCAGCGCTGAAAGCGAGAAAGAACGCCGCCAAGGAAGACTGGCTGGTAGTCATTCAGAACACCAGCGGTGGTACCGGCAATCAGATGGGAGGGGCCTCTGTCGGTGACCGCAATAACATGACGATTTACTATAGTCCGCTTATTACGCCGCAAAGACTCGATGGTCCTGCGTATTACGATCTTGGCGTTCGTTATACCGGTGGATTGTCCAACTATATCCGTGCAGAAAACTATGACGGTGGATTGTACAATTTAGGTAGCGGGGAACTGACGATTGAGGCTAAGGTAAGATTCAACAAAGGCCCGAGAAACAACTACCGGTATCAGTATCCGCCATTTCTGAGTAAATGTGATTCGCTGGATGATGTTATTCCCGGTTGGGCATTTTACAGAGATAATGACGATATCGCTTTTACGTTCCAGGATGGTATCAATGCGGATGAAGTACGCCCTGCTGCCAGCATCGCGGATGGTAACTTTCATACGATAACGGCTACACTCCAACATACGTATAGTGCTGCTCACGGTCATGGATATACGGCAAGTATATTTGTAGACGGTCAGGCAAAGCAATCGGAATCATTTGATGGCGGCGCCCCTGAAATTGTGACGGAGAGCCCGTTGGTAATTGGTTACAGACCGGTGATATACAACGATAATAATGAAATCGATATGTATATGATGGATGTGAGGATCTGGAATAAGGTACTGCCGGATGATGTTATTAAGAAATATGCGCCATTAAGTAATATCGATGCTACGCATCCGTATTATGCCAATCTGATTGGCGACTGGCGTGGTAACGATCATGGCGGCAACGTATTGCATGATAATAGCAGTTACAAAAAAGATTTCAAGGTAGTGGGAAAATACCGCTGGGATGCGCTTGGCTATGTGCTCGATGGCAAGAGTGCCACCACTGCGCCTTCTAATATAGATATCTTCCCGTCTGTGCTAAGCTGGATAGGTATTTCATTGCCTGCTTCTACAATGCCGACAGGTATCAATCGCATTCAGGTAATTGGAACTAAATAGTTTTTTGGGTAATCTCTTTCAGGGTTTAAGGGGTCTCACCGCCTGCGGCAACCCCTTTCAGGATTAGAGGTTTCCGCTTAGGGAATCCCTTTCAAGGTTTAAGGGGGCCGCGCCTGAGGCAACCCCTTTCGGGATTTGAAGTTTCCGCTTAGGGAATCCCATTCAAGGTTTAAGGGTGCCGCGCCTGAGACAATCCCTTTCAGGATTAGAGGTTTCCGCTTAGGGAATCCCATTCAAGGTTTAAGGGTGCCGCGCCTGAGACAATCCCTTTCAGGATTAGAGGTTTCCGCTTAGGGAATCCCTTTCAAGGTTTAAGGGTGTTGCGCCGCAAGTAATCTCTTTCAGGGTTTAAGGGATCTCACCGCCGTAGGCGGTGAGATCCCTTTTCATTTTTTCAGATGCCGAAGGCATCTGAAAAAATGAAAACTAAAAATCTATATAAAAAAAGCGCCTGTAAAAACAGGCGCCACTATATAATCGTTACGTAGACTCAGTATAACTGATTCTCTATTTAACTACAAAATGAAACTATTGTAACAACCACTCCAGCTTATACATCCCATGATAGGTGTCAAACACGCATAACTCATTATCCTGCCGGAAGTTGATGTCGATTTTATCCGCCAGCTCTTTATGTTCCGGAAAGGCACGTTTGACATTCCAGGTTGTCAGTGGCTGAATATTACCGCCACGGGCGCTGAAATAGTAATCATATTTTTCTGTGTATAAATCCTTGCCGGTATGTTGCTGCTTTCTTCTGTACAGCTGCAACTGACCGTTTTTATTCAGGACTTCATACCGGTTGTTGTCTTGCAGGCGATATACGGTGCCATTGGCGCCGGTAAAGGCGTAGATCTCCGTTTTAGGAATCTGCCGGGTATTTCCATTGTATTTAAGACTGATATAAGGCTTGCTGATAAAATCATGCAGGTATAAACTGCCACTGTGCAGACTATCGGGCCCGTACGAAGGGCGGTTATTTAAATAGTCGGATATTGTACTGTAAATGCCATATGTTTTCACCTGTGACTTTACTGGCAAAGCATACAAAGAGATCACCAGTAACACGCTGCCTGCCATTTTAAAGTGCTTTTTCATGAGTGTGCTGCTTTTGGGTAGATAATAAACAAGACAGATGCCTGTCTTTTGTTTTTTATAAATATTGGTGTAAAGATGCTATGGTAGCGGATCTTAATTTTCCTACGCTCCCTATTCCTGCAAAGGTAAAGCATATCATTTTGACAATATTTATCAAAATGGGAAACATTTCCCTCCCCCGACATGTCTTTTTCTCATTTTGACATGGTTTTTCCATTTCTGCATATCTTTTTAAGATCAAACTTTCCTGATGCCAATAATGTTACATGCGGGAAGTATTGAATAGTATAGGTTTTGCCGTTTACGGCATTATTTTCTTGCAACAGGGCATACTATTCGATTATCCTGGGCAGCATTTGAAAAAACATGCCAAAACATGAAGAAAGTATTTTTAATGGGGCTTATCCTGACCAGTGCCATGTATCAGGGATACGCCCAGGTAGACTCGACCACCGTAAAACACCAACCTGTATCAGTAGACGGAAGTAACGGCAGATCATTGCCATCACCTATCTCTTCACCACCATTCCCCAGCGGAGAATGGGTAGGCGGCCCCGTTATCGGTATCCCCGCAGACGCGCCTGATTATCCGCTGACAAAAGCACTCGGACTGGCAGGAAGTAAAAGCCGTATTAAAATTTATGGCTGGGCAAGTGTAGGTATGAACGTCAGCACCTCCAAAAATTCCAATGCGCCTACCAGCTATAACCTCGTGCCCAACAGGCCCGTACTCGACCAGCTGATTTTACGCGCAGAAAGACAACCCAATACAGTCCAGACCGACCATGTAGACTGGGGTTTTGTGGTAGATAATATCTTTGGTACCGATTATCGTTATACTCTCGCTAAAGGTATCTTCAGTGATCAGCTCTTGAAATATAATCACCTGTATGGTTATGATCCGACACAGGTATATGGTATGCTCTACATCCCCAAGGTAGCACAGGGCTTGCTCATTAAAGTAGGTCGTTTTATTTCTCCTGCGGATATTGAAGCGCAGTGGGCGCCGGATAATTACCTGTACTCTCACTCGCTGATGTTTACCGTAGATCCCTATACGTTTACCGGTGTACACGCCGTACTGCGATTGAATGAACACTGGCAGCTGGCTGCCGGCGCCCATGCAGGTAATGATATGGCGCCATGGAGCAGCTCCGCAAGTCTGAACGGACTGTTCATGGTTCGCTGGGTATCCAATAATAACCGCAACTCATTATATGGCGGTATCAATTCCCTCGGCCGTGGTTATTATAAAGATGCACACGATAACCTGCAAATGGTCGTGACTACCTGGGGGCATAAATTCAGTGAGAAAGTGCACATGAATACAGAGGTATATTACATGTGGCAACATGATGCGGCAGTGGGAGGTACGGCCATACAAGGCCCCGGCAAAGACTGGTATATGGGTACAGGCCTCGGTGCCACTATTCCCGGTATAGCATCTGCCGTAGGCGCCGTAAACTACTTCGAAATCCAGCTGTCACCTAAGAAAGACTACCTCTCCATCAGGAATGATTTCCTGAATGATCCCCAGGGAAACCGTACGGGCTTTACTACTGCTTATAGCAGCCACACCATCGGATGGGTGCATCATTTCAATAACCTGATCAGGATACGCCCTGAAATCCGCTATGAAAAAGCCTGGACAAATGATGCCACACCATACGATAACGGTACTAAAGGATATCAGTTTACTGGTGCCATGGATCTAATCGTAAGATTCTAGCGCTCAAAGAATTTTATTGCCCTGCCGCAGGCAGGGCAATAAAAAATAAAACAAAAGTGGGTCTCTACGAAGTAGAGACCCACTTTTGTTTACAGGAAAAATATTAAGATAACTTATACTCCTCCATTTTCCTATACAGGGTCGATAACCCTATATTCAATAACCTGGCAGCTTTCGACTTATTCCCGTTTACATAGTCGATGACCCACCGGATATGCTGTTGTTCTACTACTGCAAGATCAAAGGTGGACCTGTTTTTCGCCGGGTTACGTTCCAGTCTGAACTCCAGTGGTAATACTTCCGGCGTGAGTATGTTCCCTGAAGTAAGTATGATGGCCCTTTCCATGACATTTTTAAGTTCACGGATATTACCATTCCAGGAATGGTCTTTTAATTGTTGGAGGAAGGCCGGGCTCATACCATCTATCTGTTTATTTGTTTTACCTGCGAAATATTGCAGGAAATGGCTGGCAAAAAGTGGGATATCCTCGGCGCGTTCACGCAGGGGAGGGAGGTGTATCATGAAAACATTCAGGCGATAGTAAAGGTCTTCGCGAAACCGCCCCTGTGCTATTTCTTCTTCGAGTCGGCGGTTGGTGGCCGCGATAATTCGTATATTCACTTTCGTTACTTTGGTGTCGCCAACTTTAATAAATTCGCTTGTTTCAAGTACGCGCAGTAGTTTTGCCTGAAGGTCCAGCGGCATTTCGCCGATTTCATCGAGGAAGAGCGTACCATCGCTGGCTTCTTCAATCAGCCCTCTTTTATTTTTGATAGCGCCGGTAAAGGCGCCGGCTTTATAGCCAAAGATCTCACTTTCCATAATATCTCTGCCGATGGCACTGCAGTTGATGGCCAGGAAGTCTTTATGGGCGCGGCTGCTGGCCCGGTGGATGGCTTGTGCAAACATCTCTTTCCCTGATCCTGTTTCGCCGGAGAGTAATACGGCCG
This window of the Chitinophaga sp. Cy-1792 genome carries:
- a CDS encoding alkaline phosphatase family protein produces the protein MQKILSGYLKCGIGAAMAGMIALSACTREVLKPVRYDTDTSRQLIGTATLKDRKVLLIGIDGAVASLVESFKTPVITGLLPQSVYTFSGINDTISTPAAAWSTIMTGRTVAAHKIIDSTLIPRSVEGSHTAITYYNSFLYYIKDDNNQAKVSSISQWADLNYFTMNVADKIYNVNGGGDKTVADATVAELNSNNPDVLIANFNGPALAGLQSGFTDNAAYRKAVTDVDTYIGSILAALKARKNAAKEDWLVVIQNTSGGTGNQMGGASVGDRNNMTIYYSPLITPQRLDGPAYYDLGVRYTGGLSNYIRAENYDGGLYNLGSGELTIEAKVRFNKGPRNNYRYQYPPFLSKCDSLDDVIPGWAFYRDNDDIAFTFQDGINADEVRPAASIADGNFHTITATLQHTYSAAHGHGYTASIFVDGQAKQSESFDGGAPEIVTESPLVIGYRPVIYNDNNEIDMYMMDVRIWNKVLPDDVIKKYAPLSNIDATHPYYANLIGDWRGNDHGGNVLHDNSSYKKDFKVVGKYRWDALGYVLDGKSATTAPSNIDIFPSVLSWIGISLPASTMPTGINRIQVIGTK
- a CDS encoding M60 family metallopeptidase — protein: MNIFTLKTFLGIAAITTMLSACTKSYNFKDGYDQPKAIDTTGIGSMDTSLNKIDSSGFPDARKFPGLVSVVEPRLNDQAVTLDLNFKIVSPQIRISSPPGYWLSTGYYAGPGELVKIEIPQGTEGMTVQVGAHTDNVTGKAPQLRAGLIVTAKTVLPGVNYIRNIYGGPIYLIPTGPSNKKITVKLSNVCKSPDFVLGESADAEWKDRLRKSQVPVVELRGKRLVITMYRKVLLGLLDNFNAEAVMKTWDEVIEKDYNDWYGLSDNPADPIDQAPGTPHRFVLDIQISLGSGHSGYPCMAYLDWHSDFLDTAVINTGASWGPCHEIGHNHQMTNTWSWGGVEALTETSNNLFVFQVANRHGKKPPRIYDAGQNFVQPALDWAKTDTVNTTKNFAGITDVFQRLVPFVQLFQRYGYGMMGYICREARHEQRVTYIDQVKKDFLYTSASKYAQTDLYPFFRYWGIFVSPTARAEVSNLPLLKEKIWLNDIR
- a CDS encoding LamG-like jellyroll fold domain-containing protein; protein product: MKFIKYILGGVLLAGMATSCTKVDTVPGDNAEKPKFSDKSKVLVVIVDGLAGQQLKAVRPPALMAMMEHSTYSYETQADTITTDGASLAAIYTGVAVGKNEIRDSALTPASVSGARYAPFLSLIKKSGQRQLKTISVTAWSQVNKTLLADATVKVNVADNDVAVRDSAAGRLKSDSLDLMFVQFNSINKAGASGGFTASNAGYATAITTIDGYINDLMTAMKSRPDYSNENWLVIVQSTHGGLNKSYGGDSDEEMNAFSLYYCPDLFKYQVDKPQMIQYGVAFHGADASAANAVLNDNTAYDFASGGQWTLEMKVKSVDANNRYYPPFFSKRPSFTSGATGWCFFQEGTLWQINMGNTGKGNIQCKGATIADKNWHHLTVTITKRADGKKYMRTYTDGLYNNQTEFTSFASISTPAPLTLGYIPGNGEVNMYISDVRIWADSLPADIISKYSCTNVIDASHPYYNKLIGYWPLNERKGTVLRNKAPNATGKDFNMSAVARWDLLNYTLPCQGNMGLQAPPATTDLFYQISYWMDLKIDPNWEIGGRLWLKFF
- a CDS encoding outer membrane beta-barrel protein, whose amino-acid sequence is MKKVFLMGLILTSAMYQGYAQVDSTTVKHQPVSVDGSNGRSLPSPISSPPFPSGEWVGGPVIGIPADAPDYPLTKALGLAGSKSRIKIYGWASVGMNVSTSKNSNAPTSYNLVPNRPVLDQLILRAERQPNTVQTDHVDWGFVVDNIFGTDYRYTLAKGIFSDQLLKYNHLYGYDPTQVYGMLYIPKVAQGLLIKVGRFISPADIEAQWAPDNYLYSHSLMFTVDPYTFTGVHAVLRLNEHWQLAAGAHAGNDMAPWSSSASLNGLFMVRWVSNNNRNSLYGGINSLGRGYYKDAHDNLQMVVTTWGHKFSEKVHMNTEVYYMWQHDAAVGGTAIQGPGKDWYMGTGLGATIPGIASAVGAVNYFEIQLSPKKDYLSIRNDFLNDPQGNRTGFTTAYSSHTIGWVHHFNNLIRIRPEIRYEKAWTNDATPYDNGTKGYQFTGAMDLIVRF
- a CDS encoding sigma-54 dependent transcriptional regulator yields the protein MHTGTVLLVEDEEKLRQLLKRIIALEGFQVLTAENIKAARHLLHTEQPDVILSDVMLPDGNGIDLVSHIRERGIIAEIILLTAYGNIADGVRAIKDGAFDYITKGNDNMRIIPLLHRAMEKVQLQRRIQQLQTKLQDHQPSFDTLIGFSAAIKEARQQAAQAAPSDAAVLLSGETGSGKEMFAQAIHRASSRAHKDFLAINCSAIGRDIMESEIFGYKAGAFTGAIKNKRGLIEEASDGTLFLDEIGEMPLDLQAKLLRVLETSEFIKVGDTKVTKVNIRIIAATNRRLEEEIAQGRFREDLYYRLNVFMIHLPPLRERAEDIPLFASHFLQYFAGKTNKQIDGMSPAFLQQLKDHSWNGNIRELKNVMERAIILTSGNILTPEVLPLEFRLERNPAKNRSTFDLAVVEQQHIRWVIDYVNGNKSKAARLLNIGLSTLYRKMEEYKLS